Proteins found in one Pongo pygmaeus isolate AG05252 chromosome 8, NHGRI_mPonPyg2-v2.0_pri, whole genome shotgun sequence genomic segment:
- the LOC129006809 gene encoding eukaryotic translation initiation factor 3 subunit L-like yields MPVAKLAGFLDLTEREFRIQLPVFKHKMKNLVWTSSITTLDDEFQSASEVDFYIDKDMIHITDTKFARCYGNFFIHQIHKFEELNRTLEKMGQRP; encoded by the coding sequence atgcctgtggCCAAGCTGGCTGGCTTCCTGGACCTCACAGAGAGGGAGTTCAGGATCCAGCTTCCTGTCTTCAAACACAAGATGAAGAACCTGgtgtggaccagcagcatcacaACCCTGGATGATGAATTTCAGTCAGCCTCAGAGGTTGACTTCTACATTGACAAGGACATGATCCACATCACAGACACCAAGTTCGCCAGGTGCTATGGGAATTTCTTCATCCATCAGATCCACAAATTCGAGGAGCTTAATCGAACCCTGGAGAAGATGGGACAGAGACCCTGA